AATTTTCCCAACAACGATGAATAAAATTTCTCATAGTCTTGAGCAATTTTTTGCTCTCCCCTTTTTTTAAAACGCCTTCTCACGTAATCCGCTTCATGGCCGGTATAAGTCGACACCACTTCTACAGCCGCTCCCTTTTCAGGAACAAGAAGAAAAAAGGTGGCCTCATGCTTGATTTGGCCCATTGTCGGAGGTGGAATAGACGCAAGCGCATCCGAATCTGGCTTTAAAACCAATCCATAATGCAGAGAAGGATAATAGTTAGCCTCTAGGCTTCCTCCTTGGAAATTAAGCGTCGGATCAATCCAGTACACGCGGTCATTGATGACTGCCTGCACAATGGCATGATTGAAGGCATTATAGGTTGGGTGATAGTCGTTTAAAAATTTTGTCCATCGCGTGTTAACCAACACCGGATAAGAGTCGATATCCAATAAGCGGAAAAAGGTCCTGAGCAACTGCGTTTTATCTTTGCAGTCTCCGAACCGGTTCTCGAATACCCTAACAGGATCATGGGGCTTAAAAGAGCTGATCCCATTCTCCATCCCCAAATAGCGGATTTTATCCTGCACAAACCGGACGGCCTTCAACGCTTGCCCTTCCTTGGTGGGACACGCGTCTTTCCACTCTGCAACCAACTCTAACATGTCTGCTGAGCAATGGGAGGTTAGATCGTCCGGCAGAGCAAAAAGGGACTCCCCCCATTTTACAACAGCTTGCCAGTTAGGGAAGCTGCTGATTTGCACAAAAGGAAAATCATCAAACCACTCGGGTTGGGCAGATTCCGAATCTTTGCGAGGAAGATGGGACAATTCCCAGCAATAGACGCACTGATCGGGATGGGAATCGTCAATGACAGGCTCGACAGCGGTAAAATGGTTTTTGATAAATAACTGATGGTGTTTGGGAGCAAAAAGACGAAGAATGTACTTGTCCAGCGGCTCTGAAAATTGCAAATAAGTGGAGTAACCAAAATCCGGCTTTAAGACAGGATTGAATCCTTGAAGCGAATACGCATATTCGACAATATCGCCTTCTCGGATATCATCCAACAAGAAAAGGGCGGTTAAACAGCCATCATACAGATGGGCATCGCTATTTTCTTCTCTTTGAATGACCTTGGCCTTTACCTTGTTCAATTTATTGATCACTTTATCCTCGCGATAAACGCGAAGCGTATGCAAGGTTAGCGTTTCATAGGACGGATCGAAAGAAATTGTCAGAGTCGACCGTTGCTGAACATCTTCATCATTTAAAAGCTTATAGGCAAAGCGGTCAAAGATCTGCTCTTTCTCCAAATGGACTTGCCGCTCTACCAATAAATATTGATTATCGGATTCCAGCTCTTGCCGCTCTAACTGTCCACTCGAAACAATCCAATCTGGCAGGGAGGCAATTAAAATTTGATCGACTGAAACGGCATCAAGCGGTTTTACCGAAAAAGAGGCGTTGATCATGAAAGCTCCTAAGGCTAAAAAATGTCAGCCTAGACTTTGAGTGTTGGGAATGAATAAAGTTTTGCCATTCATGCGGTGAAGCAAATGACTCAAGAGAATAGACGAAAATTGCTAAAGCCTAGATTCGAGTTCTTTTTCTCTAAAAGCCAACTATTCTAACAAAATGGACTAATTTTCAAAAATTTAAATCATTTCGGGATTCGCAAGAGAGGAGATCTAAGAGAACGATTGAAAGCAGTTGCTCAACCGCTTAAAACCTGTTAAGATAGAAGTAGATATTCTACCGACGTGAATTCAAAATTGATTTTGGACAACCGCGCATGCCGGCAATCCGAAAATGCATGTTTGAATGCCGCAGCGGTATAATCTGCGTTTTGTTTTTTTCCCATTCTTTGGACTGCCGTAACCGTTCGTGGATAAAAATTTCCTCGCCAGGCTCTTATGTCCTTACGATTAGCCTCAGAATTGGCCTATTTATCGTTGCAACCTGACGCAGCCGACAGGGGGAAAAAGATAAAACTCAGGTTATACCGAAGGAAAATATTAAATCGGCATGGGACGATGCCCCTTTAATTTTTTCCTTCGGTATTATTAACACATTCAATTCTTTAAAGGTTTTATGCAAAAAGGTCACCTTCTGCAGTTTAGCTGCCAATGTTGCCAATATCCCATTCATTTTTCCGTCTTTGATTTAGAAAACAGTGAAGGAGGAGTGAGCTGTCCCGAGTGCGGTTTAATTTATGACTTTAATGACGAGGCGCTTAGACGCCAACTGCGTAAATTTGAAAATCTGTGCCGCCAAATTCAGTTGTCCGAAGAAATTTTATCGAATACGTCTGTTGGCATCCATCTAGGTGACCGGGAGATCAAGATCCCCTATAAAATTCTTCTTACCCGCTTGAATTCCACTCTAGATTTAATGGTGGGAGACCGCCCTTTAACCATCACATTCCGTATTGAGCCGGCAACCGATACACCGCCTCTAGAAAATTATTCCAAAAAGCTATAGAAAATGCACGTATCAATAAATGGTTTAATTAAAAAAAATCACAAACTCCCGTTTTAGGCATTTTTCGAATGTTTAAAGCGAGTCAAAGGAGCTGCTATGAATAAACTGGACCAATTAAAAAAAATGACGACAGTTGTCATCGATACAGGCGATATTGATGCCATCAAGCACTATTCTCCGACCGATGCGACAACCAATCCCTCCCTGATCTTTTCCGCTATCCAAAAACCCGCCTACAAGCCCCTCATGGAAGAAGCGTTCCGCTATAGCCAAAAGGCTAAGAATGCGGATGAGCAAATGACATTATTGATGGACAAGCTATTCGTCAATGTCGGTTGCGAAATCCTCAAGTTAGTCCCCGGCCGCGTATCGACAGAGGTCGATGCCCGTCTGTCCTTCGATGTAGAAGGAAGCATCCAAAAAGCGCAATCGCTGATTGCCCTCTATGAGGAAATGGGTGTTAGCCGCGACAGAATCCTCATCAAGCTTGCCTCAACATGGGAAGGCGGATTGGCGGCCCGCGAGCTGGAGAAAATGGGCATCCACTGCAATATGACTCTTCTTTTCAGCCTAGCACAGGCCATTCACAGCGCAGAAGCCCAAGCGACGCTGATCTCTCCTTTTGTTGGACGCATTTTAGATTGGTACAAAAAGAGCGAAGGCGTGGAAGGCTATCCGCCGGCAGAAGATCCCGGTGTGAAATCGGTGACGAAAATTTACCATTATTTTAAGAAATTCAATTACAAAACGCAAATCATGGGAGCCAGCTTCCGCAACAAGGAAGAAATCCTTGAGCTGGCCGGATGTGACCTCTTGACCATTTCACCTCAGTTTTTGGAAGAACTCCACAAAGCGGAAGGAGAGGTTCCCCGCCGCCTGGATCCTACTAAGGCAAAAGAGATGGACATTCCTCGCATTCCCTTAGATGAGAAGACGTTCCGCTGGATGGTCAATGACGAAGCCATGGCATGCGAAAAGCTGGCCGAAGGCATCCGCAATTTCGCCAAAGACGCCGCCAAATTAGAAAATACCCTGCGCGTCACATTCAAAATCGGCTAAAAAAAGAAACGCTAGCTTAGTTCTATAGACTAAGCTAGCGTTTAAACATCCATTCTAGCCCAATTCTTAAGGCTGATTGGGATCAACAGTGGTCACTGTTGGAACAATGTCCTTATCTGCCGCTTCTTTAATTTGTTTTTCCAATCCCGCTAAAACAGCTTTTTGTTCTTTAATGAGCTTATTCACTTCCGATAAGGCGGCGTTAATCTGGTTACTAATGACAGGTCGTGAGTGTTGATCGCCAACAAACCGCTGTTTTAATTCTGCTAACCATCCCGTTGGAGAAGGAGGGGCTCCGCCGACTAAATCTTTTAATTCTTTCAAGTCTTTTTGATAGGCCTCTAAATCCCGTTGAATTTCCTGCATGCGGCCGATGTTATTGAGCATGTCTTGGTGGGCGGCTAAACCCTCTTCCAACGTTTTTACTCTCTGCCTTGCACTTTGCAAGGGCTCATAATGTTGAGTAATTTCTTGTTTCTTTGCCTCAATATCCTGGTTAATGGCATCTTGCGTCCTAGTAGCTGAGGGCTGTTCCTGCTGAAGGGCCTCTAATTCGCTTTTAAGCGTCTCTGCCTTAGTCTTCCACTCTTCTTTATTGGCCTCTAGTTCAGCTTCTTGCAAGTTTTGTTTAGCTTCTGTTAGCTCTTTTCTCGCTTCTCTAGGGTGAATATTGGCCAATAAATCTTCTAATTTATCTGTATCTTTGCTGCCCCATTTAAGGAATTTAGGCTGCTTGAATTCGGCTTTAAGCATTTCGAATTCGGCCTCTAATTGCTTCGCCTCATCCCGCACGCCCCTAACAAATTCGGCAGGACCGCCTGCATTTTGCCGTAGTCTTTCTAAAAGGTTCAAATTGCTTTTAATTTTGATATGTCCCCTTGCAAGCTTTTGCTCCTTATTATAGCGGACTTTCACTTCTTCGGGATCATAATTCCTGCCTTCAACTTTTGTAAGACCGCCCTCGCCTAAAGAACGCTCGTAAGTACGCTCTTTATTTTTTTTGGTCACTTCTAAAACCGTTCCATCTTTTGTTAATATTTTGGAAACCCCATTAATTTTTCCTGTTTTACTATCTGTCGTAAAGGAAACGCTAAATTTTGTTTCATTAAGCAATTCCTGGCTTGTCTGATCATTAGAAGCGAGTTCCACCATTTTATTTTTTGTGGCCTGGACAGCCATCAAAGCCGCACGGGGATTGGGTAAAGTTGTGAAATACATGCGTTCCATTTTGACTTCCACATTCTTTCCATCAGGCCCCTTAATAGGTTGGCCGCTTGCATCTTGCGCTTGAACCGTATAGGTGACTTTGACTTTGTAGAGCGTCAGTCCGGGGTATTTTTCATGTGTATAAGGTTCTACAGCGTACTCTCCGTTGTCTTTATCAAGACTGGAGGAAATCTTGAATTGGGCGGCTCCCGATCCTTCCGCTGTTTTTGCCAGATCTTCTTTAATTTTCTTCAAATGAACGGCAGGAGATTTGTCTATTTCAAATTTATCGGTATATTTAGCTTGAAGCCCTTGTAGAGTAGGAGCAGGCGTAGATGTGGGTGGCGTACCCGTCCGGCTAACATCAATTTCTTCGCCTCTCTCTTGAGGTACTGTGCCCGGCTCGGGATGCGTTGAATCTTGTAAGTGTAATTCGTCTAATCTTTGAGTTAATTCTTCCGAATTTACAGGCGAGCCTTCTTCCGATTCCTCAGGCGTAACGGTTCCAGAGCGCGGAGATCTAGGCGCTTCGTTCACCTTCTCTTGTTGAATAGGATCATCTATGTGAATTTGTTGAATAAGCTCTGGTTGCCCTCCTACATTTGGTAAACCCTCTAATAAATCTTCAGGTTGTTCCGTAAATCCCTGGATAACTTCCTTAAGTGGAGACGTATTAGCAACCGTATCCTGCACTAATTGAGTATCTTCTAGTGGGGTAATATTAATATCAAAATTGAAATCTTGTAATTCCTTAAGAGTTTCCCCACCTCCCTTATTCATCCCCTCTCGCGCTGTATGAGAATCAACCTGTTTTAAAGAAGAAGGATGCTCGACTTTTTGAGGAGTTTCGCCTACTTGTAAAGTTCCATTATCACTTGCCGACTTTACTGGCTTAGTAGAAGTTTGCAAGGGTTCAACAGTTACCGTTATAGGAGTGGGAGGAAGACCTGTACTTTCATGAATGCTCATAATTGCACCAATAATTATTTACTAATATATTCTATTATAATTATAAGTTTTTTTATTCAATTTTGTAAACTTTAATCATCAACAAATAAAACAATATTAAATAAATCTTTAAATATCGAATATGATAAAATTAAGTTTATATAAACATTAAGAAAAGACTTACTTCTCTTAAACTTGAAAATAATTTAGATTTTTTTTATGATTTTGTTAATATTAGATTAAGATTAAAAACTAATTTTGATGGAGAATTAGATTATGAATGAAAATAGCCCTGTTAGCACTCAAAGGATGCCAATTCAGCATTCCATGCCAATGAACAACAGCCAACCAGCAAAAAACTTAAAGCCCTTACCCTCCCCACCTATTGCTTCGAATGAAAATTCAACAGCTTCTTCTCTTAAAGGAAGAGTAGTAACGCCTTCTTCGAAAGTGGAATCAGGAGCGGAAACAAGCTCAGAATTAAGCTTGACATTGTCTTCAAGCTATAAATTATCTTCTAAAAAGGCAGAAGATGTAAAATCTAGTTTTTCAAATTTACATATTCAACTTGAAAAAACCCCTGACCATGTTCCCACACGAGTTAAAGCTGTTGATGCTAGTTTATCAATAGCAAGTATTGCATCCCAAAAACAAGTCGAAGATTCTTATGTAGTTTATGCTGAAGAATGTGCCAAAGTGGTAAAAAAATCCAATTATTTTAGCCCAGTTCCTCATTATTTAGATCATTTGATTACCCGCTATAAAGGCGTCGATTGCACTAATATGAATTCTATTAGAGAAGCCCTTCTACAGCTAAAAAGAGGGCTTGAAATTGACCCTAGCGCTTCAAAAATTCAAAATGCTTTTGATAGTACAGTAGAAGCAATTAAAAATAAGTGGGCGCAAATAAGAGAAAGAGGAATGATAGATGAAAATACCTACAATCTTTTATTAGAACAATTAGAAAGCGTTCTCAAAGAAGATCCCTTCAAAGATGAGTTCAGAAAAAATCCCGCTTTATTTACATCCGCTCCTCGGGAATTCTTAGCTTCTCATCGACACTTATCAAGCATTGAAGAATTTATAAAAAAATATCCTTCAGAAGGGAATATTCGATTTCTTAATAATGAATATAGCATGGGAAATTTGAGAAAAGCTCTTGAAGAAGCGCTGCCAAATCCATTTGCTAGACAGCTTAAACTTTTTTCGGACGAACCTTTTCTTACTTTATCTGCTGCTAATTTAATTAAAATTTTTATGGTAGCAAAATTAGAGAAAAAACAAACGGTAAGCGTTTTTTTCGAAAACGAAGCGGATGGAGCGACCTTGGAAATTGCTTTTGGCCAGGATATTGAAAAATATGGTTTGAAAAAAGCAAACGGACATTTTGAAGGCTCTTCTAAAGTAGTCTATGAGTATTTTTTGCAACCTTCAAAGTAAATACAGTAATTTTCCGTTAATTTATAAAAGGCCTAGAAATTAATCTAGGCTTTTTTATTGGTAGCCTAATTAATTTAAATAAATTATAATAATATTTAACATGTATTATCATATCTATTGGCTTTTTCCACGCGAGGTATTATGCATGTTAGTAGACAAGATTATGGTCCTGTACAAACTTCTAGTTCAGAAGAAAATAATAAAGCGCTGGGAACAAATGGCACTGGCAGTATTGCAGGCAGAACGGCAAATCCAATTAGTCCTTCTGTTCCAAATGATTCTGCCCTGATTAAATCCGTAAATTCTACTCATAGTCAATTAGAAAAAATTCCCATTCAACCTTTGCAAGAGCCCAAGCCATCCCCAATTGCTACTCCGATCAATATTACGCTAGGGCAACAAGAAGAACCTGGATCGGTGCCTATTTTTCCTCATACACATATCAATGATTTATCCGAAAACGATGCGACTTTTATTCGTAATGAAATTGCAAACCCAACCCTAAAGAATGCTTTTGCGCTTGCTAGCCTTGATACGAACGGCAAGGCTGTGTATAAAAATATGACTAGCGCAGCGGCTCAAAAATTGCCCGCTAGCCAATTTGATAATATCTATACCGCCGTTCAACTGCCAAGCGGCAAATTGGCTTTGCTTACCACCCAAGAAAAGGCGGACACTCTTCATCAGCAAAAACTTGAATTTCATGATGAACACGGCAATCCAATCGAATATGAAATCGTTATCATAGACAAAGATATGCATGATACCATGCATGCCAGCATCCGCACTTTAGTTGACAATTTTGTTGCTGCCCGCTTAGAAACAGAAAAAGCCAAGCAAAACGAACAAAGAGAAGATGTTCAGCGCGAACATGCCCGCCATCCTAATCCCCTTAAAAGCTTCCGCCCACCAGCCGAATCCCCTGAGAAAAAAACAGAGAAAAAGAAGACCGATGTCGATTCTTTGAAATTGCTTCTTGCGACTCCTGAAAGCATAGTCAAAAATGTCATAGCTGCTGAAAGGGCTATGGAAGCCAAGCAACAAGAAAAAGACAGGGTTGCAGCAGAAAAGAAAAAACGCATCCGTGAACAGGAAGAAAATCGCGAAATCCGCCATGAAAGCTATAAAAAAGCGGAAATCCAAGGAATTGAAAAACAGCATGACACTTTAAAGCATGAAATAAACGATCAGGAAAGAGGCCGTCCAGCCCCCTTAAATCCGACGAAACGCAGGCGCATCGAACCTTGATTTCTACTGTTTATTGCTCTAATCCTTTAATATTAAATTCTGCAATTAAATAGGGCGAAAAATAAGGAGGGGAAAGATAACTTTTTATTCCCCATTCCGGATAAATGAATAGGATGCCTTCCTCGCCAATTCTCATCGATGGGAAACTAGCGCGAAATGCTTTTATTGCACGAGTTAAGTTTAAGACAGTTCCTGTGCTACAATCCTCAACAATATTTCCATGCATTGTTTTTAAAGTATACGATACGTGAATGAGCGCATCCTTGCCTATAAAAGCTCCCATACCAGGATTCATTTGCTGATAATAAAGACGATCTTTTTCTAAGCATATAATATCTAAATTTAGCCTTTTCTCAAGCGTCTGAAAATGTGAAAGGGCTAATTGCCTTTCATGCCTATCAATGTTTTCAAAAATATTATGATAAATAAAAGCGAGGGCTTTAGGAATCTGATTTGATTGCACTGAAGAAATTTTAGCTTTTACCATATCCTGTAAATGAGAGATAACAGAAGACAGGGAAATAAATTTATTGAATTTATAATAACTCCATATTTTAAAACCGATCAAAAAGGCCTGGCTATGAAAAGATAATTGACCTTCTACTCTTGGCAAGAAAGGGGCGAGATAATGAGCATCTATTTTCTTTTCTGCTGCTTTCATCCCTTCAATTAATTCTTCAAATTGATTTCTTTTTTCTCCATCAAATTCATCCTGAAAACGATTAAGGACTGCTTGTGCAACTACATTCGATAAATCTATTTTGTCATTTATAAGAGTATCTTTTCCCTCTTTCTTATTCTTAACAAGGATTTTTACTGACTCTCCATAAAATTGAGATAGAATTTGCTCAAGCCATTGAGAATGATCTAACACATTGATAATTTTTAATTGAGTCTCTTGATAGGAATTTATTAATTCATCTGATGAGTTAGAGCTATCTGCAACTCTTCCAAAAATCAATTTTGGAGCATAATTCTCAAGAGCTGGTGAAGCAATGTCTATTTTATTTTCAATCACATTGAGTTCTTGAGCTAAAGAATCATATCCTAAACTAGGCCTAATAGGAAATTGCTCAAAGGGCGGCATAAATTTCTTGTTTTTCTCTTTAAGAAAAGTGGGAATTGCCAAATCGAGTTTTTTAGAAATTTGAGGAGCATCTAAAACTTCTAGAACTTGCTCAAAACGACTAACATATAAAGAATTCTCTAATCCGAAACCAAGTAAAATGCCTATTAAAGCCTTATCATTTTTAAAAAAAGAAAAGAAATCTAGCTTACTACTCTTAATTTCTTGTAACAATTTATCTGCCGTTAATTCGGGCCCTAATGCATAACGAAAAAGAGAAGAATGGCCGGAAAATATCTTGTGAAATGCTTTTTTATTAATAAAAATGATATGGGAGCAAGGTCTATCATTTTCATCAACGCCTTCTTTCATGAGAAAAATAAAATTGGAAGTCTCTGAAGGCAAAAGCAATTTTTTCCAGACTCTTACCCCTTCCGTTATAGACGTCAGGATATGCTGAGCCATTTTTCCACTGCAATCGGCATGACCCATACTATAAGACTCAATGCATATAGGTTTTTCTCCATATAATACATACCCCACCTCGGATCCCCATAAAACTGCATGAAAAAATTCTGAAAGAGAATTTTTATCCTTTTCAGATAAAGTGATTAATAAATCGGCATTTCCCAAAATAGGTTTAAGGCATAAAATAAAAAAGAAAAGAAGCTTTAAACTATTATTTGATTTTCCAGAAAACATAATTCACGTCTTAAATTTTTCCAGATAGAACACTGGGTTTAGAATTTTAATTTCCTTATTTATTTTAATAGCGTCTTGGCGGACATTTACAGCGAGATGGACATCTATTGCGTGGATTGCATCCTCCACAATTTGGGCAATAAACAGCATGTCCACAATCTGGATCTCTGTACAAAACAATTAAACATAATCCATCTTGTAGCCACGTAACATTCTTAACTGGGACTAATCCACCATGTTCCAAATCTACATAGATTCCTTCATTTAATATAATAATTCGATCTATTGTCACATAAATTTGGTGCTTATCAGTATCTTCTATGTAAGAATCTATCTCTGTTTTTGCTATGGATGAAAAAGTTGTTAATATAGTGATCAAGAAAATAAAGACTTTGAAATAGCTTAACCGTAACATTGTTCTCCTCCTTAAGTTGAGATTCTATCTGGAAAAAAGAATTGATTGTTTATAATTAAATTTTGAAATTTAGGCGAGTAATTTTTAGGAAAGAAATAACTTTATAGTAAAGTAAGAAAAGCAAAAATCGATCAATAGCTGGACGTATAATGAAATGGGGCAGGAAACCAGCTGCATAGAAGGCCTAGGCACACCCGAACAAAAGCATACCTATACCGACTACAATGCTTATGGGCAAAAAAACAGGACCAC
The nucleotide sequence above comes from Candidatus Protochlamydia phocaeensis. Encoded proteins:
- the tal gene encoding transaldolase; translation: MNKLDQLKKMTTVVIDTGDIDAIKHYSPTDATTNPSLIFSAIQKPAYKPLMEEAFRYSQKAKNADEQMTLLMDKLFVNVGCEILKLVPGRVSTEVDARLSFDVEGSIQKAQSLIALYEEMGVSRDRILIKLASTWEGGLAARELEKMGIHCNMTLLFSLAQAIHSAEAQATLISPFVGRILDWYKKSEGVEGYPPAEDPGVKSVTKIYHYFKKFNYKTQIMGASFRNKEEILELAGCDLLTISPQFLEELHKAEGEVPRRLDPTKAKEMDIPRIPLDEKTFRWMVNDEAMACEKLAEGIRNFAKDAAKLENTLRVTFKIG
- a CDS encoding DUF3857 domain-containing protein, translating into MINASFSVKPLDAVSVDQILIASLPDWIVSSGQLERQELESDNQYLLVERQVHLEKEQIFDRFAYKLLNDEDVQQRSTLTISFDPSYETLTLHTLRVYREDKVINKLNKVKAKVIQREENSDAHLYDGCLTALFLLDDIREGDIVEYAYSLQGFNPVLKPDFGYSTYLQFSEPLDKYILRLFAPKHHQLFIKNHFTAVEPVIDDSHPDQCVYCWELSHLPRKDSESAQPEWFDDFPFVQISSFPNWQAVVKWGESLFALPDDLTSHCSADMLELVAEWKDACPTKEGQALKAVRFVQDKIRYLGMENGISSFKPHDPVRVFENRFGDCKDKTQLLRTFFRLLDIDSYPVLVNTRWTKFLNDYHPTYNAFNHAIVQAVINDRVYWIDPTLNFQGGSLEANYYPSLHYGLVLKPDSDALASIPPPTMGQIKHEATFFLLVPEKGAAVEVVSTYTGHEADYVRRRFKKRGEQKIAQDYEKFYSSLLGKLKQTHPLEVKDDRETNQFVTKESYYVDAFLEEDENQQLKFSLFPLNLSTYLNQTIDPTRQTPLSHLFPLDISDSYHFVKINGGDWSLQELHDTLSDEAFSFQVLAHAVRDVLTFDFAYHSYDDHVKPENLAKHRELMQQAQENSYTVTLPADPLSEEWDWSSSFLPLIWVFLIGIAFFMRWGYKK